In Paenibacillus phoenicis, one genomic interval encodes:
- a CDS encoding flagellar basal body-associated FliL family protein, with translation MKRMLPWLITILLAITLIVLAAFLLVNQMNKPEPGTEVNAAVDSVAAPKKLSADELVQVTSTIDDIKTNLSDPDYVVVIDFAFQLDSAASKETFDKIKDYKIKPIIIKTLADTKPEELTGALGKDNLSSKLLNLINKSLPEGKLIQIDITDFIMSTI, from the coding sequence ATGAAAAGAATGCTGCCATGGTTAATTACGATTTTGCTTGCCATCACATTAATCGTATTGGCCGCCTTCCTACTGGTGAATCAAATGAACAAACCTGAACCAGGTACCGAAGTGAATGCTGCTGTTGACAGCGTAGCTGCACCGAAGAAATTGTCGGCCGACGAACTCGTCCAGGTGACATCTACGATCGACGACATCAAGACGAATTTATCCGATCCGGATTATGTGGTGGTCATCGATTTTGCGTTCCAATTGGATAGCGCAGCATCTAAGGAAACCTTCGACAAAATCAAGGATTACAAAATCAAGCCGATTATTATCAAAACGTTGGCGGATACCAAGCCGGAGGAATTGACGGGTGCATTGGGAAAAGACAATCTGAGTTCCAAATTGCTCAACCTGATCAACAAATCGCTGCCGGAAGGGAAATTGATTCAGATCGATATTACTGACTTCATCATGTCGACGATCTAA
- the fliY gene encoding flagellar motor switch phosphatase FliY, which translates to MTSNDYLSQEEIDALLKQANQETTQELSVNDVLTPLEQDALGEIGNITFGSAATALSTLLNKKVDITTPKVSVITRSQFEAEFPKPHVAIHVQYVDGFEGMNSLVIKTRDAQVIADLMLGGEGDPAEEELNEIHISAVQEAMNQMMGSSATSMSTIFNRFVNISPPGVDILNMSNGNGLSSLPESDPLIKISFRLTIGDLIDSTIMQLLTVKFAKEMVDSLISGSTAETNAGAKESAAAAAPPAPTPTPAPSPAHQAPTYQQPSAPSQPMQQPPMQEGYGYGQQAPYGYPPQGQPYGEPHHYGQAPGRNLNVQPVQFANLGNPAFNQVDENNLNLLMDIPLKVTVELGRTQRQIKDILELSQGSIIELDKLAGEPVDILVNNKLIAKGEVVVIDENFGVRVTDIVSQWDRIQKLQ; encoded by the coding sequence TTGACGAGCAATGATTACTTGTCTCAGGAAGAGATAGACGCATTATTAAAACAAGCCAATCAGGAGACGACCCAAGAGCTGTCGGTAAACGACGTACTGACTCCGCTAGAGCAGGACGCCTTGGGTGAAATCGGGAACATTACGTTTGGTAGTGCAGCTACGGCGCTCTCCACGCTGTTAAACAAAAAAGTGGATATCACGACGCCGAAGGTTTCCGTCATCACTCGTTCCCAGTTTGAAGCCGAGTTTCCGAAGCCGCATGTCGCGATTCACGTCCAGTACGTGGATGGCTTTGAAGGCATGAACTCTTTGGTTATCAAGACGAGAGATGCCCAAGTGATTGCGGATCTGATGCTGGGCGGGGAAGGGGATCCAGCAGAGGAAGAGTTAAACGAGATTCATATTAGTGCCGTGCAAGAAGCGATGAACCAAATGATGGGGTCATCGGCGACATCGATGTCCACGATCTTCAATCGGTTCGTTAATATCTCGCCGCCCGGTGTCGATATCCTGAACATGTCCAACGGGAATGGCTTGAGCAGCTTGCCGGAATCTGATCCGCTTATCAAGATCTCATTCCGTTTGACCATCGGGGATTTGATCGATTCGACCATCATGCAGCTGCTCACCGTTAAATTCGCGAAAGAGATGGTGGACAGCCTGATCAGCGGATCGACGGCAGAAACGAATGCCGGCGCGAAGGAAAGCGCGGCGGCGGCCGCACCGCCTGCGCCAACGCCAACGCCTGCACCATCGCCTGCGCATCAAGCCCCAACGTATCAGCAGCCTTCTGCGCCTTCCCAACCGATGCAGCAGCCGCCGATGCAAGAGGGTTATGGTTACGGGCAGCAAGCTCCATACGGGTATCCGCCTCAAGGACAGCCGTACGGCGAACCGCATCATTATGGACAGGCACCTGGGCGTAATTTGAATGTACAACCTGTACAGTTTGCAAATTTGGGGAACCCAGCTTTTAACCAGGTTGACGAAAATAATTTAAACTTACTGATGGACATACCCCTTAAAGTCACCGTAGAATTAGGTAGGACCCAACGGCAAATTAAAGATATCCTGGAATTGTCTCAAGGTTCTATCATCGAACTGGACAAGCTTGCTGGTGAACCGGTGGATATTCTGGTGAACAACAAACTGATTGCTAAGGGCGAGGTTGTCGTCATCGATGAGAACTTCGGCGTACGCGTCACGGATATCGTAAGCCAGTGGGACCGCATTCAAAAATTACAATAG
- a CDS encoding TIGR02530 family flagellar biosynthesis protein has translation MNEPIRVGQLYAGRIGPNALTATKSTPQNAVGSNFKEMLEDRLVHFSNHAVKRLEQRGIELKPEQLNKIESAIDSAAAKGAKDSLILLKDMALIVNVHNRTVVTAMDGSSMKDNVFTQIDSAVIIS, from the coding sequence ATGAACGAGCCGATCCGAGTAGGCCAGCTGTATGCGGGCAGAATCGGGCCTAATGCACTAACGGCAACTAAAAGCACGCCGCAGAACGCTGTAGGGTCTAACTTTAAGGAGATGCTAGAGGATCGACTGGTCCATTTCAGCAATCATGCGGTGAAACGGTTGGAGCAGCGCGGAATCGAGCTGAAGCCGGAGCAGTTAAACAAGATTGAATCGGCGATTGACAGCGCCGCTGCTAAAGGAGCGAAGGATTCCCTCATTTTGTTGAAAGATATGGCCCTGATCGTGAACGTCCACAATCGGACCGTCGTGACCGCGATGGACGGAAGCAGCATGAAGGATAACGTATTTACTCAAATCGACAGCGCCGTCATCATTTCTTAA
- a CDS encoding flagellar FlbD family protein → MISVTRLNGSQMWLNAIMIETVEETPDTYVTLVTGKRIIVLEKAADVIQMIRDYYREIGIHAATIKVQQTEEWS, encoded by the coding sequence ATGATTTCAGTAACACGCCTAAACGGTTCTCAGATGTGGCTGAATGCCATCATGATCGAGACTGTGGAAGAAACACCGGATACATACGTCACCCTGGTCACAGGGAAGCGGATTATCGTGCTGGAGAAGGCGGCCGATGTGATCCAGATGATACGAGACTATTATCGGGAGATCGGCATCCACGCAGCAACTATTAAAGTGCAACAAACGGAGGAATGGTCATGA
- a CDS encoding flagellar biosynthetic protein FliO, with the protein MNNSQDTLPDVNLWGNLFTVIVVLGLIIALIILLVRFLGKRNRYLSQSHAIRTLGAVGLGPNKSLQVIELGGSIYLVGVGEDISLVDKISNPDEVASLVQAFENEGAELAGLSSTLSGLISRFRKEPPREEEELDSVAFHEVFQSQLRKMPDRKRQMEELLQDPEEQSTDRSRES; encoded by the coding sequence ATGAATAACTCGCAAGATACTCTCCCGGACGTAAACCTTTGGGGGAACCTGTTTACCGTCATTGTAGTTCTTGGCCTCATAATCGCTTTAATTATATTACTGGTCCGTTTTCTAGGTAAAAGGAACCGGTATTTGTCCCAGAGCCATGCCATTCGCACTTTGGGAGCCGTTGGCCTCGGACCAAACAAATCCCTGCAAGTGATCGAACTCGGGGGGAGCATCTATCTTGTGGGTGTCGGTGAGGACATTTCGTTAGTAGACAAAATATCCAACCCGGACGAGGTAGCCTCGCTGGTACAAGCCTTCGAAAATGAAGGAGCGGAACTTGCCGGATTGTCGTCGACTTTGTCCGGCTTGATCTCCCGGTTTCGAAAGGAACCGCCTCGGGAGGAAGAAGAACTGGACAGTGTCGCTTTCCACGAGGTGTTTCAATCGCAGCTGCGGAAGATGCCGGACCGGAAACGGCAAATGGAAGAACTCTTGCAGGATCCGGAAGAACAATCTACAGATCGGTCGAGGGAGTCATGA
- the fliM gene encoding flagellar motor switch protein FliM translates to MVDVLSQNEIDALLAALSSGEMDAEELKKEETQKKIRSYDFKRAVRFSKDHIRSLTRIHENFARYLTTYFSAQLRTFVQINVVQVEQLPYDEFIRSIPKMTILNIFEAEPLEGRMVLEVHPNVAFAMLDRLLGGLGTAPSKVGTLTEIETIIMERIFSRAFESLQEAWKTVVDINPRMEALETNPQFMQIVSPNETIALISLSTKIGDTSGMINLCIPHVVIEPIMPKLSVHHWFVSQKKSRVPEEVEALRNRVNKAKLPIIAELGESQITVREFLSLSVGDVISLNKPVQEGLQIRVGDRLKYIGSPGTVKDRLAVQIDEIVSEGAEELDEQ, encoded by the coding sequence TTGGTTGATGTGTTGTCGCAGAACGAAATCGATGCGTTGCTTGCTGCGTTATCATCGGGTGAAATGGACGCCGAGGAACTGAAAAAGGAAGAGACGCAGAAGAAGATTCGTTCCTATGATTTCAAAAGAGCGGTTAGATTTTCCAAAGATCATATTCGAAGCTTGACTCGAATTCACGAGAACTTTGCCCGTTATCTCACTACCTATTTTTCGGCTCAACTACGCACGTTCGTGCAAATTAACGTCGTTCAGGTCGAGCAGCTTCCTTATGACGAGTTTATCCGCTCCATTCCGAAAATGACGATTTTGAACATTTTTGAAGCGGAGCCGCTGGAAGGAAGAATGGTGCTGGAGGTGCATCCCAACGTCGCTTTTGCCATGCTGGACCGGCTGTTAGGCGGTCTGGGAACGGCACCTTCGAAAGTCGGAACGCTAACGGAGATCGAGACAATTATTATGGAACGGATTTTTAGCCGGGCCTTTGAAAGCTTGCAAGAAGCTTGGAAAACCGTCGTGGATATCAATCCGCGGATGGAGGCGCTGGAAACAAATCCTCAATTTATGCAAATCGTATCGCCGAACGAGACGATTGCACTGATCTCGCTAAGCACGAAAATCGGGGATACCTCCGGGATGATCAACCTTTGTATACCACATGTGGTTATCGAACCGATCATGCCGAAGCTTTCGGTTCACCATTGGTTTGTCTCTCAGAAGAAATCGCGTGTTCCCGAAGAAGTCGAGGCGTTGCGAAACCGGGTGAACAAAGCCAAGTTGCCGATCATCGCGGAGCTGGGCGAATCGCAGATTACGGTCCGTGAATTCCTGAGCTTGTCCGTCGGTGACGTTATCTCATTAAATAAACCCGTTCAGGAAGGACTGCAAATCCGGGTTGGCGATCGATTGAAATATATCGGCAGCCCCGGTACGGTGAAGGACCGGCTTGCGGTCCAAATCGATGAAATTGTCAGCGAAGGAGCTGAGGAACTTGACGAGCAATGA
- a CDS encoding flagellar hook assembly protein FlgD, whose translation MADTYFSSVSWPNYSQSNVQKASTKSNELGKDAFLKLMIAQMQNQDPLSPMDNTQMVAQMAQFTSVEQLTNISEQISALGESLGNDSGLIGKQVTWVSQTKTGNYDVATGQAEVIVERESGIVDSIIVRSGVHYVKVGDKEIKISDIEQVGVPAEASDGASQGADPS comes from the coding sequence GTGGCTGATACGTATTTTTCTTCGGTGTCGTGGCCGAATTATTCACAGAGTAACGTTCAAAAGGCCAGCACGAAAAGCAATGAGCTGGGCAAAGATGCTTTCCTTAAACTCATGATCGCCCAGATGCAAAATCAGGATCCTTTATCCCCGATGGACAATACGCAGATGGTTGCACAAATGGCCCAGTTTACGTCCGTCGAGCAGCTGACCAACATCTCTGAGCAGATTTCCGCTTTAGGGGAGTCCTTGGGCAATGATTCCGGACTGATCGGAAAACAAGTGACTTGGGTGAGTCAGACCAAAACAGGTAATTATGACGTTGCCACAGGCCAAGCTGAGGTCATTGTTGAGAGAGAAAGCGGCATCGTGGATTCCATCATCGTTCGCAGCGGTGTCCACTACGTGAAGGTAGGGGATAAGGAAATTAAAATCTCCGATATTGAGCAAGTAGGCGTACCTGCTGAAGCGTCTGACGGCGCCAGCCAAGGAGCGGATCCGTCATGA
- the fliR gene encoding flagellar biosynthetic protein FliR — protein sequence MDTILHGISIFMLIFCRMTAFFVVSPIFSSRSVPNTFKVGFSGIIAVVILLTIGPNQAIPNDLGYILVILREVLVGLLMGYVANLIFSVIQMAGSFIDIQIGFGIANVIDPMTGASAPVLGNLKYIIATLIFLSMNGHHYLLDAVLRSYNWIPLSNQVFQQIYNGNVAEFLIQTFSQAFMLAFQMSAPLVVALFVTDVALGFLARTAPQFNIFVIGIPVKIIVGLLVLLVLVPGFIVAFQALFEVLFRALHDLLGTLGQRPQ from the coding sequence ATGGATACGATACTGCACGGAATTTCTATTTTTATGCTTATTTTTTGTCGAATGACAGCCTTTTTTGTAGTTTCGCCCATATTTTCATCCCGATCGGTGCCGAATACGTTTAAGGTTGGTTTTTCCGGCATCATCGCGGTTGTCATTCTGTTGACCATTGGTCCAAATCAGGCGATACCAAACGATTTGGGATACATATTGGTGATTCTACGTGAGGTGCTGGTAGGTCTGCTGATGGGATATGTGGCCAATCTGATCTTCTCCGTCATCCAGATGGCGGGCTCGTTTATCGACATTCAAATCGGTTTTGGAATCGCGAATGTGATCGACCCCATGACCGGAGCATCGGCGCCCGTTTTGGGGAACCTCAAGTATATTATCGCCACATTGATCTTCCTCAGCATGAACGGCCATCACTATTTGCTGGATGCGGTCCTGCGGAGCTACAACTGGATCCCGTTATCCAATCAAGTGTTCCAACAAATTTATAACGGGAATGTGGCCGAATTTCTAATTCAAACCTTCAGTCAGGCGTTTATGCTGGCATTTCAAATGTCAGCTCCGCTGGTGGTGGCTTTGTTTGTCACCGACGTAGCGCTCGGATTCTTGGCTCGGACTGCACCGCAATTCAATATTTTTGTTATCGGGATTCCGGTCAAAATCATCGTGGGGTTACTTGTGCTGTTGGTGCTTGTGCCGGGCTTTATCGTTGCGTTTCAAGCTTTGTTCGAGGTGTTGTTCCGCGCGCTGCATGATCTGCTCGGAACGCTTGGACAAAGGCCGCAGTAG
- the fliP gene encoding flagellar type III secretion system pore protein FliP (The bacterial flagellar biogenesis protein FliP forms a type III secretion system (T3SS)-type pore required for flagellar assembly.), producing the protein MKRKLLIVGLLLTIWSILAVSVASAEPVDPIPSIGIQIGNSDSGGASGTTSLSILLMITVLSIAPAILVLMTSFTRIVVVLGFVRSSLGTQQMPPNQVLIGLALFLTLFIMSPTLSTINEVAVQPYIKGEITQTEALDKAAVPMKKFMYSHTRTKDLQLFMGYTKMEKPKSYEDIPLSVMVPAFAISELKTAFQMGFMIFIPFLIIDIVVSSVLMAMGMMMLPPVMISLPFKILLFVLVDGWYLIVKSLLVSFNT; encoded by the coding sequence ATGAAGAGAAAATTGTTAATTGTCGGCTTGTTGCTGACGATATGGAGCATACTCGCAGTCTCCGTAGCATCGGCCGAACCCGTTGACCCGATTCCGAGCATTGGCATTCAAATCGGTAATTCGGATTCGGGCGGGGCATCAGGTACCACTTCGTTGTCGATTCTCTTAATGATTACGGTACTCAGTATCGCGCCGGCAATATTGGTGCTGATGACCAGCTTTACCCGTATTGTCGTGGTGCTGGGGTTTGTCCGCAGTTCGTTAGGGACGCAACAAATGCCGCCAAACCAGGTATTGATTGGCTTAGCTTTGTTCTTAACGTTATTCATCATGAGCCCAACGCTCTCCACAATTAATGAGGTGGCAGTACAGCCTTATATCAAGGGAGAAATCACCCAGACTGAAGCGTTGGACAAGGCGGCGGTTCCCATGAAGAAATTCATGTACTCGCATACGAGAACCAAAGATCTTCAGCTGTTCATGGGTTATACCAAAATGGAAAAGCCGAAGAGCTATGAGGACATCCCGCTTTCGGTGATGGTGCCTGCTTTTGCGATCAGTGAACTCAAGACGGCATTTCAAATGGGCTTTATGATATTTATTCCTTTTTTGATTATAGATATCGTTGTCTCCAGCGTGCTGATGGCCATGGGGATGATGATGCTGCCGCCGGTCATGATCTCACTGCCGTTCAAGATCTTGCTATTCGTGCTGGTAGATGGTTGGTATCTGATCGTCAAATCACTGTTAGTCAGCTTTAACACATAG
- the fliQ gene encoding flagellar biosynthesis protein FliQ — protein sequence MSSEFIIGLAGQAVYTVLKVSAPMLVIALVVGLLVSIFQATTQIQEQTLAFVPKIVAVLLALLLFGPWILTTLVDFTYGILNNLSSYIG from the coding sequence ATGAGTTCGGAATTTATTATCGGTTTGGCCGGACAAGCCGTGTATACCGTGTTGAAGGTCAGCGCACCGATGCTGGTGATCGCTCTCGTGGTGGGGCTCTTGGTAAGTATCTTTCAAGCGACAACGCAAATTCAGGAGCAGACGCTTGCCTTCGTTCCCAAAATTGTTGCTGTTTTACTAGCGTTGCTGTTGTTTGGCCCTTGGATTTTGACGACGCTGGTTGACTTCACCTACGGAATTCTAAATAACCTATCTAGTTATATCGGTTAG
- the flhB gene encoding flagellar biosynthesis protein FlhB — MSYRYSLDLQLFAGEKTEKATPKKRQEARKKGQVAKSQELTGALLLIAGFLCLTAFAGYFKERLISLFVDVFYHRLSMEVTKTNVMAMMGEYAVQVLLLLAPIFLVVIVVAVVANYAQIGFMLVGEPLKIKFSKLDPIKGFKNIFSMRSLVQFVKTLFKLLIIGYLVYSTIWGYRGSLSALGHLSVDDTFHFTAQLTMNLGFKIAAALIVLAVLDYMYQRYEHEKNLKMSKQDIKDEYKKMEGDPLIKGKIRERQRRMALQRMMQEVPKADVIITNPTHFAVALKYDGSKMDAPQVIAKGQDYVALRIKEIAKEHGVITMENKPLARALFQRTEIGETIPADLFQAVAEVLAYVYRIKGRPKS; from the coding sequence ATGTCATATCGGTATTCGCTTGATCTGCAGCTGTTCGCCGGCGAAAAGACGGAAAAAGCGACTCCGAAGAAACGTCAGGAGGCCCGGAAGAAAGGTCAAGTCGCCAAGAGCCAGGAACTGACCGGGGCCTTGTTATTAATCGCCGGGTTCCTATGCTTGACCGCATTCGCTGGTTATTTCAAGGAGCGGTTGATCAGTCTGTTTGTCGATGTGTTTTATCATCGCCTGTCCATGGAAGTAACGAAAACGAACGTGATGGCGATGATGGGGGAGTACGCAGTGCAGGTGTTGCTGCTGCTGGCTCCAATCTTCTTGGTTGTCATCGTCGTGGCTGTTGTTGCCAACTATGCGCAGATCGGTTTCATGTTGGTCGGAGAACCGCTTAAAATCAAGTTCAGTAAGCTGGATCCGATCAAAGGGTTTAAAAACATCTTTTCCATGCGCTCGTTGGTTCAATTTGTCAAAACGCTATTTAAGCTGCTGATTATCGGGTATCTCGTCTACTCCACGATTTGGGGGTACCGCGGGAGCTTGTCCGCATTGGGGCATTTATCGGTGGATGATACGTTTCATTTTACCGCCCAGTTAACGATGAATTTGGGATTCAAAATCGCAGCAGCCTTAATCGTACTTGCGGTGCTGGATTACATGTACCAGCGTTATGAACATGAGAAGAATCTGAAGATGTCCAAGCAGGATATCAAAGATGAATATAAGAAAATGGAAGGCGATCCGCTCATCAAGGGGAAAATTCGGGAACGGCAGCGGCGGATGGCCCTGCAGCGGATGATGCAGGAAGTGCCGAAAGCCGATGTAATTATCACCAACCCGACCCACTTTGCGGTCGCTCTGAAGTACGACGGATCCAAAATGGATGCCCCGCAGGTCATCGCCAAAGGGCAGGACTATGTGGCGCTCCGCATTAAGGAAATCGCCAAAGAACATGGCGTAATTACGATGGAAAATAAGCCGCTGGCACGGGCGTTATTTCAACGAACCGAAATCGGGGAGACGATCCCCGCGGATTTGTTCCAAGCCGTTGCCGAAGTGCTGGCTTACGTATATCGAATCAAAGGCAGACCCAAATCATAA
- the flgG gene encoding flagellar basal body rod protein FlgG produces the protein MLRSMYSGVSGMRGFQTKLDVIGNNIANVNTVGFKSSRVMFKDIMSQTVSGVTAPVEGESGGVNAKQIGLGVSVGSIDTLHTGGSAMTTNNPLDLRIDGDGFFLVKLTPDQEVPFLTRAGDFHLDAAGQLVTSDGLLVCNSDGDVIEPIDFDAVTAFTIASDGTMMLKNADGGTDPGEVIGVARVTNPEGLEKIGGNLYRVTLNAIADGELTYTNPNNAEEGTGALIVGQLEMSNVDLTGEFTEMIVAQRGFQANSRIITTSDEVLQEVVNLKR, from the coding sequence ATGTTAAGATCAATGTATTCTGGCGTATCCGGAATGCGTGGTTTCCAAACCAAGCTGGACGTCATCGGCAATAATATTGCAAACGTCAATACGGTAGGCTTTAAATCCAGCCGCGTTATGTTTAAGGATATCATGAGCCAGACGGTCTCCGGGGTTACGGCTCCTGTTGAAGGTGAATCTGGCGGCGTGAACGCCAAGCAAATCGGACTTGGGGTTTCCGTTGGCTCCATCGATACATTACATACCGGCGGCAGTGCAATGACAACCAACAATCCGCTCGATCTGCGGATCGACGGGGACGGATTTTTCCTTGTGAAGCTGACTCCGGATCAAGAGGTTCCTTTCCTGACCCGTGCGGGAGACTTTCATCTGGATGCTGCGGGCCAACTGGTTACTTCGGACGGTTTGCTCGTGTGCAACAGCGACGGGGATGTCATTGAACCGATCGACTTTGACGCGGTCACTGCCTTCACGATCGCTTCCGATGGAACGATGATGCTGAAAAATGCCGACGGCGGAACGGACCCTGGTGAGGTTATCGGGGTAGCTCGGGTCACCAACCCAGAGGGGCTGGAGAAGATTGGCGGTAACCTTTATCGGGTCACTCTGAATGCCATCGCAGACGGAGAATTGACGTATACGAACCCGAATAACGCAGAAGAGGGGACGGGTGCTCTGATCGTCGGCCAATTGGAAATGTCCAACGTCGATCTGACGGGCGAGTTTACCGAAATGATCGTAGCGCAGCGGGGGTTCCAAGCGAATTCGCGGATCATCACGACCTCCGATGAAGTGCTTCAGGAAGTTGTTAATCTGAAACGTTAA
- a CDS encoding response regulator: MANRILIVDDAAFMRMMIRDILTKNGFEVVGEAQDGAQAIEKFKELHPDLITMDITMPEMDGIAALKEIKKLDPNAKVIMCSAMGQQAMVIDAIQAGAKDFIVKPFQSDRVIEAINKTLGV, translated from the coding sequence ATGGCTAACCGAATTCTTATCGTAGACGACGCAGCATTTATGAGAATGATGATCCGGGACATTTTGACGAAAAACGGGTTTGAAGTCGTAGGGGAAGCACAGGATGGTGCGCAAGCGATTGAGAAATTTAAAGAGCTGCATCCGGATTTGATCACGATGGATATTACGATGCCGGAAATGGACGGGATTGCAGCGTTGAAAGAAATCAAGAAGCTGGATCCTAATGCGAAAGTGATCATGTGCTCTGCGATGGGGCAGCAAGCGATGGTTATCGATGCCATTCAAGCGGGTGCGAAGGACTTCATCGTGAAGCCATTCCAATCTGATCGGGTTATCGAAGCGATCAACAAAACGCTTGGGGTGTAA